Genomic DNA from Patescibacteria group bacterium:
TCCTCAGTCTCTGGATTTGCTACCACGTACTCTTCAGGATTATTACATTCCACTTCCTGATCTTCTTTATTATCTTCATTACAAAGAATTTCTTCGCATTCCGGCTCAGACTCACCACAAACCAAGGCGTCACAATCCTCATCGGCCGGGTCACAAAGAGGGATTCGACTAGCATTGCGTTTCACAATCTTGTAATACCAAATATCCGCATCAGCATCACCCGTGCAGGCCTCGCCCTCCTCCATTGACTCTGGGTCGCACTCCCAAACAAAACATTGCTCAGTCGTTGGATCACAGTCTGTCTGGGCTTCAATAATATAGTCTTTTTTAATCATTATCCGCCAATAAGTCACGGCCACCGAACCGACTATCAGTAATCCGAATATTATGAAAAATATTTTTGATTTCTTATCCATTTATTTAGTTTAATTATAAATTTTTTATTTCACGCCCAAAAAAGCTTTTATCTTCTCCGCTAATTCATGGGGCACAGTCTCTGATTTGATAATATATTCAACTACCCCTAATTCATTAGCCCGGTCACGAAAATCTTTTTTATTAGTATTGGTAAAAACAAAAACTGGAACATCCCTCATTCCCTCATCATTTTTTATTTTTTCAATAATATCCAAGCCATTTTCGCCCTTCAACATGATATCAGAAAGAATCAAATCGGGCTTATCGTCAGCCAACGCTATTATCACCTCTGCGCTCGTCGAAGCCACCCTAGTCGACAAACCTCTCATGTCTAAAACAGTTTGAAAAATCATCAACTGTTCCTGTTCATCTTCAATGATTAAAACCTTGTTCATATTGGTAAAATTTGTAATTAGTAATAAATAATCAACCCTACATCTTCAAATTCGCCTGCGCTTCAATGAATTTCTTTACATCCACCTTGCCGATTTGTTTGATTGGTAATTTGATAAAGAATTCAGTGCCTTTGCCGATTTCACTCTCTGCCCAAACATCACCACCATGACCTTGAGCGATTTCCTTGATAATAAATAAGCCTAGACCGGTACCATCGACATACATTGCGGTCGCATTCTTAGCTCGGAAGAATTTTTGGAATAAGTGTGGAATTTCTTCGGCTGGAATACCGATACCGTTGTCCTTGACCGAGAAAATAACATTATCGCCATCGCGTTTGCTATTGATAGTAATCTTGGCATTATCACCCTCGCGCGTTTGCCGTATTTCTGCAGTTGCTTTGGATGATGGTGTATATTTGATCGCATTGGTAATAAGATTAGTAAACGCTTCTTCCAGATATCGACTCTGTCCCTGAATAATCGGCAC
This window encodes:
- a CDS encoding response regulator; the protein is MNKVLIIEDEQEQLMIFQTVLDMRGLSTRVASTSAEVIIALADDKPDLILSDIMLKGENGLDIIEKIKNDEGMRDVPVFVFTNTNKKDFRDRANELGVVEYIIKSETVPHELAEKIKAFLGVK